ACCAACCTTGCCATGAACGGGCGCATCCTCATCGTCGATGACGCCATGGAAAACATCCAGATCCTGCACCAGTTACTGCGCGAGGAGCACGAGGTGCTGTTCGCCCTGAGCGGCGAGAAAGCGCTGGAAATTGCGCAGAATCAACTGCCGGACCTGATCCTGCTCGACGCCGTCATGCCCGGCATGGATGGCTATGCCGTGTGCAGCGCCTTGCGCGAATCGGCCCTCCTCTGCGCCATTCCCGTCATCTTCGTCACGGCCCTGAACCAACCCGAAGACGAGACACGGGCGCTGGAAGCGGGTGCCGTCGACTTCATCACGAAGCCGTTCAACGCGGCCGTCGTGCGCGCCCGCGTGCGCAGCCAGCTGACCATCAAGCGGCAAGCCGACGCCATGCGCGAACTGTCGCTGACGGACTCGCTGACGGGCGTGGCCAACCGGCGCAGCTTCAACGAGACCATGGACAGCGAATGGCGGCGCTGCGCGCGCGACGGCGTGCCGATGGCCCTCATCATGGCCGACATCGACCACTTCAAGGATTACAACGACACGTATGGCCACCAGGCGGGCGACCTGTGCCTGCAGCAGGTCAGCGCCGCCCTGCGCCGCTGCGCCGTGCGCCCGCCCGACCTGCTGGCGCGCTACGGCGGCGAGGAATTCATCATCCTGCTACCGCAGGAAACGCGCGAAGGCGCCGAGGTGGTGGCCCAGCGCATCCTCGACGAAGTGCGCGCGCTGGAAATTGCCCACGCCAGGTCCAGCGTCGGCCCCCACGTCACCGTCAGCCTGGGCATGGCCAGCGTCATGCCAACGGAAGGCATGGACCCCAGCGCCCTGATCCGCGCCGCCGACGCCCTGCTGTACCGCGCCAAGCATACGGGGCGGGACAGGTATTGCGCGTCGGAGGGGGCGTGAGATTGATTATTTACGGATAGCAGCGCATCAAAAACTCCGCCACGCACACGGGTTTCGCGTCACCTTCCCGCTCCATGGTGACGGCCCAGTTCACTTGCGCGCCTTCCGGCAAGTCCTCGACGGAAAGAATGTCGAGCCGCGCGCGCAAGCGGCTGCCGACGGGCACGGGGGCGGGAAAGCGCACCTTATTCAAACCGTAGTTGATGGCCATGCGGATGCCGGCCATATGCAAAGCGCCCTGCAGCATGGCGGGCAGCAAAGATAACGTCAGGAAACCGTGCGCCACGGTGCAGCCGTAGGGCGACTCGCGCGCGCAGCGCTCGGCGTCCACATGAATCCACTGGTGGTCGTCCGTGGCGTCGGCGAAGGTGTCGATGCGCTGCTGGGTGATGGTGAGCCAGTCGGAGACGGCCACATGCTGCCCCGCCAATGCCTGGAAACCGGCAATGCCGCCGATATCACGCATGGTGTTCTCCGGCAGGACGGCGGCCGAACATGCCCATGCCTTCGACGGTGGTCACCACCTCGCCGTGCTGGTTGCGCACGCTCCACACGGAAATGACGATACCGCGGTCCGGCTTCGACGTCGATGGGCGCACTTCCTTGACCTGGTAGGTCAGCTGCAAGGTGTCGCCGGCTCGCACGGGTTTGAGCCAGCGGATGCTGTCCAGGCCGGGCGAGCCCATGCTGGACGAGTGCTTGAGCAGATTGTCCACCACCAGGCGCATCATCATGCCGCAGGTGTGCCAGCCGCTGGCGATGACGCCTTTGAAGATGGTTTTTTCCGCCGCCGCATGGTCGACGTGAAACGGTTGCGGGTCGAAATCCGTGGCGAAGGCGATGATTTCCGCCTCCGTCACATGGCGCTGGCCCAGGTCGATTTCCAGGCCCTGCGTAAAGTCTTCGAAATACCAATGCTTGGGTTTGATTTCCGTCAATGCGGTCATGCGGCCTCCGTCGGCAAGAAGCCCGGCTGGGCGATAAAGCGCTCGATATGGTGCTCCACGTCGCCCAGGGTCAGGGCGATCATGGAGAGGCGCTTGAAATGGTGGGCGGCGGGCAATTCGTCCGTCACGCCCATGCCACCATGCAATTGCACGGCTTGCTGGCCGACAAATGTAGCGGCCAGCCCGACTCTCGCCTTGGCGGCGGACACCGTGCGGCGGCGCTCAGACGCATCCTCGCTGTCGACCTTGGCGGCGGCCAGCATGGCCATCGAACGGGCTTGCTCCAGGTGGATGAACATGTCGGCCATGCGGTGCTGCAAGGCCTGGAATTTGCCGATGGGCGCGCCGAACTGCTGGCGCGTTTTCAGGTATTCCAGAGTGGCGGCAAAGATGGCATCCATGGCGCCCACGGCTTCCGCGCACAGCAAGGCGGCGCCATAGTCGAGCGCTGCGTCCAGCACGGCCCAGCCCTGCCCCTTTTGTCCGATCAGGGCGTCCTGCCCCAGCACCACTTGCACCAGGGTCACGGTGGCGGCGCGCTGGCCGTCGATGGTGCGGTAATCGCGCACGGAAACGCCGGGCGCGTCAACGGGCACGAGGAACAGCGAAATGCCGTCCGTGTCAGCCTGGCTGCCGCCGCTGCGCGCCGACACGACGAGCGCGCCCGCCTGCGCGCCATGGATGACGACGGTTTTCTCGCCGTCCAGCACGAAACCGTCGCCGCTGGCGATGGCACTCGTGGCGATGTCGTGCATATCGTGCCGCGACTGGCGCTCGCCCAGCGCGCACGCGAGCTTCAGGCTGCCGCTGGCGACCTGTTCCAGCATGGCATCGTGGCCGCCCGCCAACGTGAGGAAACGCGCGCCCAGCACGGTGGCGAAATACGGTTCGACCACCAGGCCGCGACCCAGTTCCTGCATCACCAGCAGCATGTCGACGGCCGTGCCATCGAAACCGCCCGCGCCGGCCGGCAGCGGCAAGGCCGTCATGCCCAGCTCGGCCAGGGTGGCCCAGGCGGCATCGGACGTGCCCGTGGCCGAATGGATGATTTTTTGCCGCGTTTCAAACGGGTAATCTTTGTCGACCCAGCGCTTGAGCGCGTCGGCAAATTGCTGCTGTTCCTGATTAAAATGGAAGTCCATGTCGTCTCCTTCTGGCTTACAGGCCCAGGATCATCTGCGTGATGATGTTTTTCTGGATTTCATTCGAGCCGCCATAGATCGATGTCTTGCGGTAATTGAAGTAATACGCGGCCAGCGGCGCGGCCAGGTCGTCGCCAGCGCTGCTGTGCGGCGCGCTGCCGTCGAGAAATGCCGGGTCGAAGGGCAAGGCTTGCGGGCCGATGGCTTCCACCATCAGTTCCGTCAGCTGCTGCTGCAGCTCCGAGCCGCGCACCTTCAGCATCGAGGCCTGCGGTCCCGGCCCCTTGCCCTCGTCGCTGATGACGCGCAAGACCGTCATTTCCAACGCCATCAATTCGATTTCCAGGTGGGCCACCTTGGCGGCAAAGGCGGGATCGTGCAGCAGCGGCGCACCGCGCTTGGTTTGCTGCATGGCCAGCTGCTTGAGGAAAGTCAGCTCGCGCTTCGAGCGGCCGACGGCGGCGATGCCCGTGCGTTCATGGCCCAGCAGGTACTTGGCGTAAGTCCAGCCCTTGTTTTCCTGGCCGACCAGGTTGCTGACGGGCACGCGCACGTTGTCAAAAAAGACTTCGTTCACTTCATGTTCTTCATCGAGCATGATGATCGGGCGCACGGTGATGCCCGGCGTTTTCATGTCGATCAGCAAGAAACTGATGCCCTCCTGCTTGCGCACCGTGCTGTCGGTGCGCACCAGGCAAAAGATCATGTCGGCGTGCTGGCCCAGGGTGGTCCAGGTTTTCTGGCCATTCACGATGTAATGGTCGCCGTCGCGCTCGGCCGTGGTTTTCAGCGAGGCCAGGTCGGAACCGGCACCGGGCTCCGAATAGCCCTGGCACCACCAGTCGTCGCAATTCAAAATGCGCGGCAGATAATATGCTTTTTGTTCGGCGTTGGCGAAAGCCATGATGACGGGCGCCACCATATTGACGCCGAAAGGCAGGATGGGCGGCGTGGCGGCGCGCGCGCATTCGTCTTCCCAGATGTGGCGCTGCACGGCCGTCCAGCCCGTGCCGCCATGTTCGACGGGCCAGGCCGGCGCGGCCCAGCCTTGCTGCGCGACAATCTTGTGCCAGCGCACATAATCATCACGGTTCAGGCGCAGATGCTGGCGCACCTTGCGCTGCAAGTCCGCCGGCAGATGGGTGTCGAGGAAGGCGCGCAGCGTATCGCGGAAAGCCGTCTCCTCGGCCGTGTAATGCAGGTCCATGTCTGTCTCCTTGTTCTTATGAGTTGCCGTGATGACTGCACGCAAGGAAGCTCAGCGCACAAAAAAGCACGACCGTTCTCAATGATTGTACAACAGAATGGGAGACGCGCCAGCGGTTT
Above is a genomic segment from Janthinobacterium sp. 64 containing:
- a CDS encoding diguanylate cyclase domain-containing protein; translation: MSWTNLAMNGRILIVDDAMENIQILHQLLREEHEVLFALSGEKALEIAQNQLPDLILLDAVMPGMDGYAVCSALRESALLCAIPVIFVTALNQPEDETRALEAGAVDFITKPFNAAVVRARVRSQLTIKRQADAMRELSLTDSLTGVANRRSFNETMDSEWRRCARDGVPMALIMADIDHFKDYNDTYGHQAGDLCLQQVSAALRRCAVRPPDLLARYGGEEFIILLPQETREGAEVVAQRILDEVRALEIAHARSSVGPHVTVSLGMASVMPTEGMDPSALIRAADALLYRAKHTGRDRYCASEGA
- a CDS encoding MaoC family dehydratase, with the translated sequence MRDIGGIAGFQALAGQHVAVSDWLTITQQRIDTFADATDDHQWIHVDAERCARESPYGCTVAHGFLTLSLLPAMLQGALHMAGIRMAINYGLNKVRFPAPVPVGSRLRARLDILSVEDLPEGAQVNWAVTMEREGDAKPVCVAEFLMRCYP
- a CDS encoding MaoC family dehydratase — encoded protein: MTALTEIKPKHWYFEDFTQGLEIDLGQRHVTEAEIIAFATDFDPQPFHVDHAAAEKTIFKGVIASGWHTCGMMMRLVVDNLLKHSSSMGSPGLDSIRWLKPVRAGDTLQLTYQVKEVRPSTSKPDRGIVISVWSVRNQHGEVVTTVEGMGMFGRRPAGEHHA
- a CDS encoding acyl-CoA dehydrogenase family protein; translated protein: MDFHFNQEQQQFADALKRWVDKDYPFETRQKIIHSATGTSDAAWATLAELGMTALPLPAGAGGFDGTAVDMLLVMQELGRGLVVEPYFATVLGARFLTLAGGHDAMLEQVASGSLKLACALGERQSRHDMHDIATSAIASGDGFVLDGEKTVVIHGAQAGALVVSARSGGSQADTDGISLFLVPVDAPGVSVRDYRTIDGQRAATVTLVQVVLGQDALIGQKGQGWAVLDAALDYGAALLCAEAVGAMDAIFAATLEYLKTRQQFGAPIGKFQALQHRMADMFIHLEQARSMAMLAAAKVDSEDASERRRTVSAAKARVGLAATFVGQQAVQLHGGMGVTDELPAAHHFKRLSMIALTLGDVEHHIERFIAQPGFLPTEAA
- a CDS encoding acyl-CoA dehydrogenase family protein, yielding MDLHYTAEETAFRDTLRAFLDTHLPADLQRKVRQHLRLNRDDYVRWHKIVAQQGWAAPAWPVEHGGTGWTAVQRHIWEDECARAATPPILPFGVNMVAPVIMAFANAEQKAYYLPRILNCDDWWCQGYSEPGAGSDLASLKTTAERDGDHYIVNGQKTWTTLGQHADMIFCLVRTDSTVRKQEGISFLLIDMKTPGITVRPIIMLDEEHEVNEVFFDNVRVPVSNLVGQENKGWTYAKYLLGHERTGIAAVGRSKRELTFLKQLAMQQTKRGAPLLHDPAFAAKVAHLEIELMALEMTVLRVISDEGKGPGPQASMLKVRGSELQQQLTELMVEAIGPQALPFDPAFLDGSAPHSSAGDDLAAPLAAYYFNYRKTSIYGGSNEIQKNIITQMILGL